In Nitrosomonas ureae, the sequence TGTAATAATAAATTTGGAAGTGAATTTGAGGGAGTTATCAGTAAACAACTAACTCCTTTGATTGTTAGCCTAATGATTAGTGGAATGCCTTTTCCCACAAACCTTAAATGGAGAGGAGCATTCATTCACCCAGATAATGGACTAAGCTTCGATTTAAGCGACAAATTAAAGTTCACCCTTTCTCACGTTAAAGTCACTAAGGATGACCAAGGTCGGGTTATACATTATCAGGCTTCTAACCTTGAAACCATCAAATTACTCAAGAAACAACAACTTTCAAAAAAGCTTATTCCAAAAGAATTTGTAATAAAAGAATCTACTGAAAGAATTAAGGCTCCCACTCTTATTTCTAATTACAGTCTTGATGAAAACTTCTTTCGTTTTATTTTAAAAATGTGCGTTTCTTTTTGTCGATATATGCAAATCGATGAATTTGTAATTGAAGACAGTCTTCTTCTCTACCTTCTAAAAGAAAAGGACAATTATCATGAGGTACGCAGAGATTTAAATTATTATCCTGTCTTTGATGATTTGGTGCCTCCATTATCGCATGTAATATATGTCGAAGCTTCTCCTAAACAAGGAAGGGCTTATGCAATAGTTCGATTATTTGGAGGTTTATTTCAATTTTCAACGACCCTTTTTCAAAACTATAGTGGTGCTCCTTTTTCAGGCATTGGCATATTTAATCCCATAGATTATTCGGAGGACTTCAAAATCATTGAACCGCTTGATATTCAACAACCATCACAACGACTATTTAGATTTATTGCTATTTATTTTGAAAGGAATATATTAAAACGTACAGACAAGCAAGTATATGAATTGTTTGGTGAGAAAAGAGTTAAATTTTATACTTCTGATTACCGTGAAATATTGTCACAAATATGTATTTGCTGTGATGGTAGTTATTATCATTCATATACCCCCGGTTATTTAATCATTATTAACTTAAATATCCCTTTAATTACAATTTCGAATATTTTCCATTATTAATTCAAGGTAAATATTTAAAATTTCTTCACGTATTAAAAATGATCTCACTTCTTCTATTAATTATGTTTTCAAAGCTCAATAATCTTTATTGGCGTATCCGTTACACCTGTAACAAATCAGAAAAGCGAAAATTTTACAGATATGTTGCAAAAGAAAAAAAACGCCTGATTGAATCAGGCGCTGATAAAGAGGAGTTGCGTTTGCTTTGTAGAGCGCTCAGTAATACGTTAAATTTACACGCCGAGAGGAGACTTTCACAATACCGAAAAGAGCGTTTTGTAAGTAATTGAATATTAACACTATTAAATTTATCATTTTACATAATACAAATTATACGCAATTGGGAAGGAGAAAAATATTCAGGAGAAAGGCGGATTTTCTGTCCGATTTTTTCTGTAAGCTTCTAAACGTTTTTCAGCATGAACGTTTATCCTGTTAGCAAGCACACGACAAATCAAACGAAGTTCCTCACGATCCACGCCTGATTCAATCAGGCGTTGTTTTTCCTTGAAAACATAGCGATAGTATCGACGCTTAATCGATTTATTTCGATGATAGCGAATCTGCCAATAAAGATTTTTTAACTTTGCAAAAATAGACAAGATTGGAATCTCCGGACAAGATCAAATAAACTTAGCGGCAGGCTTAGTAAAATATAAACCCGTTTATCAAAGTGGTAAGTGGCTATACATTTTTATAAATATTATTACAGCTTGATGCTATAATCGCACCCCGGGGATTCAGCAGCCTCCCCAATCTAAGACGGTTTTCGTCCAAGGTCTGCTTCTATATTGGATAATTCCAAGGAGAAGTAATGGACGAATCACATAAGAATATTTCTAGTTCTGTCGATGCAACCCCACCCAAACAAGTAACATTAGCCGAGGCTTTTTGGTATTGGTTAAAGCTTGGATTTATAAGCTTTGGAGGCCCTGCAGGGCAAATCGCAATCATGCATCAGGATCTTGTTGAGCGCATGCGTTGGATTTCAGAGCGACGCTTTTTGCATGCTCTCAATTATTGCATGTTACTGCCTGGCCCAGAAGCTCAGCAGCTTGCAATTTACATAGGGTGGTTATTGCATCGTACTTGGGGTGGAATTATTGCCGGAGTGTTATTTGTATTACCTTCCTTATTCATTCTCATCATACTTTCATGGGTTTATGTAGCTTTTGGAGATGTTTCCCTTGTAGCCGGTATTTTTTATGGGATAAAACCAGCGGTGACAGCAATAGTAGTTCAAGCAGCTTATCGAGTGGGATCCCGAACAATTAAAAACGGTCTTTTGTTTTCTGTTGCAATAGCTTCTTTCGTTGCAATTTTTGCTTTTAAAGTTCCGTTTCCGATAATTGTTGCAACAGCGGCTCTCATAGGCTTTATTGGTGGTAAATTCATGCCACAACTATTTCATATCGGTAATGCACATTCGAAAGCAAATATTTCTTATGGCGCTGCACTAATTGATGACCACACGCCTCCGCCTGAGCATGCACGTTTTATCTGGTCAAGATTAATTTTAATTGTATTTGTAGGAATAATGTTTTGGTTGCTTCCCATGAGTTTATTGACAATGAGTTATGGTTGGGAACACACATTTACTCAAATGGGTTGGTTTTTCACGAAGGCTGCATTACTGACTTTCGGCGGCGCTTATGCAGTTTTACCTTACATTTATCAAGGTGCAGTTGAATTCTATGAATGGCTTTCACCAGCTCAAATGATTGATGGCTTAGCACTCGGAGAAGCAACTCCAGGGCCATTAATAATGGTAGTAGCGTTTGTAGCTTTTGTTGGTGGATATGCAAAAGAACTTTTAGGATCTGATATGTTGTTTTTGGCAGGCGCTTTTTCAGCCGTGATTGTCACTTGGTTTACATTTCTGCCATCATTTATTTTTATTCTTGCAGGTGGCCCTATTGTCGAGTCAACACATAACGATTTAAGGTTCACAGCACCATTAACCGCTATCACGGCAGCAATTGTTGGGGTTATTCTAAATTTAGCGCTGTTTTTCGGATATCATGTTTTATGGCCGCAAGGTTTCAGCGGCACATTCGATTGGATATCAGCATTGATCGCTTTAATAGCAGCGGTTGCTTTATTCCGATTTAAACGAAACGTACTTGAAGTAATTTTCGTTTGCGCTGTTATAGGGCTTTGTGTGAAAACAATTTTTATATAAAACTGTTCTCCAAGATAGTGGGTTTTAAATGGATTGGCGGCACGGCAAAGCCGCCGACTATATTTGACCCGTTTACGCAAACTTGAGAACCCCTACGTTTTGCGGCAAGCCGCAAAGCCTCGAGGCCCCCTTTCAAGATTTGCTACTAGTCATTTTCTGTTTTTAAGGACATCCTCATCTTGAAACTCCTTTGAATCTCCGAACAAAAGTTCAACAAATCGCTTTTGTGAAATGATGCGAAAAAGACGCAGAAAGAAAACAATAAAAAAATAAGTCCAACACCAAATAGATTCGAATATTTCAGATACATTTTTCATAAAACCCTCTCCAAGTTTAAAGCTTATTAGTAACAATCCACCCATAATTAATAGCCGCATTGCAAGTATCCGGAACAATATTCAATCGTTGCGCCTGATGGCCATAACAGATGCAATTGGCTTTGCTGGAGACGCACGCGGCAACTTGCGACCAGTCGACCGCGTCAGATAGCATTGATAGCGATTCTTTTGTACTCGGCAATGCAATGACAGGCTGAGATACTGGAATAACGCTTCCTGAGGGCATATCGTCGTCCTGCTTCGATTTGTTGGTTTTTCCCTCTTCATTTGAGGCAATTTCTTGCATCGGATCGGCTAGACGGTCAGTAATGCGTCCATAAGTGATCATTGCCATTGCCGGAACTGCAAATAATAGGAAGATTGCGGCATAAACCATTTTAGGAATTGCGCGCTTTGGTTTTTCTACATGCAGGCTGGCTGAGTAATACAATTCGAACGCTTTCTTTTCCAGTTTGTACGGTTTCTTGACTGCATTCGCTCTGTTGGTTTTGAGTTTCGGATTAGCGCAGTATTCCGACCATTCATATTGCTTATTACCAGACCATTCCTGGCTTAAGTGAATATGCCTATCTGCATTTTCCAGTACGAACGGATGCACGAACTTGGGCGATTGAGTGATAACTAGGA encodes:
- a CDS encoding HNH endonuclease; amino-acid sequence: MNPLCPYCRKHKANSKEHIFLKFFGGVTYIRACATCNNKFGSEFEGVISKQLTPLIVSLMISGMPFPTNLKWRGAFIHPDNGLSFDLSDKLKFTLSHVKVTKDDQGRVIHYQASNLETIKLLKKQQLSKKLIPKEFVIKESTERIKAPTLISNYSLDENFFRFILKMCVSFCRYMQIDEFVIEDSLLLYLLKEKDNYHEVRRDLNYYPVFDDLVPPLSHVIYVEASPKQGRAYAIVRLFGGLFQFSTTLFQNYSGAPFSGIGIFNPIDYSEDFKIIEPLDIQQPSQRLFRFIAIYFERNILKRTDKQVYELFGEKRVKFYTSDYREILSQICICCDGSYYHSYTPGYLIIINLNIPLITISNIFHY
- a CDS encoding zonular occludens toxin domain-containing protein, translated to MIIILTATPGCGKTNHAVWSHIKPAVENERIVYVCGIPDLKLMHIKLSIVKLNTWAERTPIDPEEPEGKQKLNNITEGSLIVVDEAAYPWPAIDLKDPPEYIKYLSQHRKHGLDFLVITQSPKFVHPFVLENADRHIHLSQEWSGNKQYEWSEYCANPKLKTNRANAVKKPYKLEKKAFELYYSASLHVEKPKRAIPKMVYAAIFLLFAVPAMAMITYGRITDRLADPMQEIASNEEGKTNKSKQDDDMPSGSVIPVSQPVIALPSTKESLSMLSDAVDWSQVAACVSSKANCICYGHQAQRLNIVPDTCNAAINYGWIVTNKL
- the chrA gene encoding chromate efflux transporter, with the protein product MDESHKNISSSVDATPPKQVTLAEAFWYWLKLGFISFGGPAGQIAIMHQDLVERMRWISERRFLHALNYCMLLPGPEAQQLAIYIGWLLHRTWGGIIAGVLFVLPSLFILIILSWVYVAFGDVSLVAGIFYGIKPAVTAIVVQAAYRVGSRTIKNGLLFSVAIASFVAIFAFKVPFPIIVATAALIGFIGGKFMPQLFHIGNAHSKANISYGAALIDDHTPPPEHARFIWSRLILIVFVGIMFWLLPMSLLTMSYGWEHTFTQMGWFFTKAALLTFGGAYAVLPYIYQGAVEFYEWLSPAQMIDGLALGEATPGPLIMVVAFVAFVGGYAKELLGSDMLFLAGAFSAVIVTWFTFLPSFIFILAGGPIVESTHNDLRFTAPLTAITAAIVGVILNLALFFGYHVLWPQGFSGTFDWISALIALIAAVALFRFKRNVLEVIFVCAVIGLCVKTIFI